A part of Chitinimonas koreensis genomic DNA contains:
- a CDS encoding NAD(P)(+) transhydrogenase (Re/Si-specific) subunit beta: MNAIAQYADWIYLVAAILFILTLKGLSSPTGAIAGNRYGMVGMALAVLVTLVLAPSPNFALIVVAMIGGAAVGTWRAKTVPMTQMPETVALMHSLVGLAAVLIALAAVHNHAQQHTTVQRIELFVGCFIGGITFTASIIAWGKLSAKLAAKPLKGGWVKPVQIVVALAMVAFGAHYFITENLNSFWAMTALSLVLGYFLIAPIGGGDMPVVVSMLNSYSGWAAAGIGFTLNNSVLIIAGSLVGSSGAILSYIMCKAMNRSFLSVIFGGSMGGDAAAGGGADAGPKNYKSGSADDAAFLMGNADSVVIVPGYGLAVSRAQHALQEFANALIEKGVTVRYAIHPVAGRMPGHMNVLLAEAEVPYEQVLEMEEINSDFANTDVVLVIGANDVVNPAALKDKSSPIYGMPILEAHKARTVIVVKRSMSAGYAGLDNDLFYMDKTMMVFGDAKKVVEDMIKGVGH, from the coding sequence ATGAACGCAATCGCGCAATACGCCGACTGGATCTACCTGGTCGCCGCCATCCTGTTCATCCTCACCCTCAAGGGCCTGTCGAGCCCGACCGGCGCCATCGCCGGCAACCGCTACGGCATGGTCGGCATGGCGCTGGCCGTGCTGGTCACCCTGGTGCTGGCGCCGAGCCCCAACTTCGCGCTGATCGTGGTCGCGATGATCGGCGGCGCGGCGGTCGGCACCTGGCGCGCCAAGACCGTGCCGATGACCCAGATGCCCGAGACGGTGGCGCTGATGCACTCGCTGGTCGGCCTGGCCGCGGTGCTGATCGCGCTGGCGGCGGTGCACAACCACGCCCAGCAGCACACCACGGTGCAGCGCATCGAGCTGTTCGTCGGCTGCTTCATCGGCGGCATCACCTTCACCGCTTCGATCATCGCCTGGGGCAAGCTGTCGGCCAAGCTCGCGGCCAAGCCGCTCAAGGGCGGCTGGGTCAAGCCGGTGCAGATCGTCGTCGCGCTGGCGATGGTGGCCTTCGGCGCGCACTACTTCATCACCGAGAACCTGAACTCGTTCTGGGCGATGACCGCGCTGTCGCTGGTGCTCGGCTACTTCCTGATCGCACCGATCGGCGGCGGCGACATGCCGGTGGTGGTGTCGATGCTGAACAGCTACTCGGGCTGGGCGGCGGCCGGCATCGGCTTCACGCTGAACAACTCGGTGCTGATCATCGCCGGCTCGCTGGTGGGCTCTTCGGGCGCCATCCTCAGCTACATCATGTGCAAGGCGATGAACCGCTCCTTCCTCAGCGTGATCTTCGGCGGCAGCATGGGCGGCGATGCGGCGGCCGGCGGCGGCGCCGATGCCGGGCCGAAGAACTACAAGTCGGGCAGCGCCGACGATGCGGCCTTCCTGATGGGCAACGCCGATTCGGTGGTGATCGTGCCCGGCTACGGCCTGGCGGTGTCGCGCGCCCAGCATGCGCTGCAGGAGTTCGCCAACGCGCTGATCGAGAAGGGCGTGACGGTGCGCTACGCGATCCACCCGGTCGCGGGCCGCATGCCGGGCCACATGAACGTGCTGCTGGCCGAGGCCGAGGTGCCCTACGAGCAGGTGCTGGAGATGGAGGAGATCAACTCCGACTTCGCCAATACCGACGTGGTGCTGGTGATCGGCGCCAACGACGTGGTGAACCCGGCGGCGCTGAAGGACAAGTCGAGCCCGATCTACGGCATGCCGATCCTGGAAGCGCACAAGGCGCGCACCGTGATCGTGGTGAAGCGCTCGATGAGCGCGGGCTATGCCGGCCTCGACAACGACCTGTTCTACATGGACAAGACCATGATGGTGTTCGGCGACGCCAAGAAGGTGGTCGAGGACATGATCAAGGGCGTCGGCCACTAG
- a CDS encoding proton-translocating transhydrogenase family protein encodes MSTTESVAQAATQAAQAAAASMPVEQLLQTPFVTTFTIFILAIFVGYHVVWNVTPALHTPLMAVTNALSSIIVVGAVLQTVYIDGQAVTLTSVLGAVAVFLASVNIFGGFAVTSRMLEMFKKKKK; translated from the coding sequence ATGAGCACCACCGAATCGGTCGCGCAAGCCGCGACCCAGGCCGCCCAGGCGGCCGCAGCCAGCATGCCGGTCGAGCAGCTGCTGCAAACGCCCTTCGTCACCACCTTCACCATCTTCATCCTGGCCATCTTCGTCGGCTACCACGTGGTGTGGAACGTCACGCCGGCGCTGCACACGCCGCTGATGGCGGTCACCAATGCGCTGTCGTCGATCATCGTGGTCGGCGCGGTGCTGCAGACCGTCTACATCGACGGCCAGGCCGTGACGCTGACCTCCGTGCTCGGCGCGGTGGCGGTGTTCCTCGCCAGCGTGAACATCTTCGGCGGCTTCGCGGTCACCTCGCGGATGCTCGAGATGTTCAAGAAGAAGAAAAAGTGA